One Hordeum vulgare subsp. vulgare chromosome 4H, MorexV3_pseudomolecules_assembly, whole genome shotgun sequence DNA window includes the following coding sequences:
- the LOC123447052 gene encoding DUF21 domain-containing protein At2g14520 — MAVEYRCCGAAFFEHIAIIAVLVLFAGLMSGLTLGLMSLSLVDLEVLAKSGTDKDRKHAAKILPVVKNQHLLLCTLLICNAAAMEALPIFLDSLVTAWGAVLISVTLILLFGEILPQSICSRYGLAIGASVAPLVRVLVWICFPVAYPIAKLLDHVLGHGKAALFRRAELKTLVTLHGNEAGKGGELTHDETTIIAGALELSEKKAKDAMTPLCDTFVIDINAKLDRKLMQEVIEKGHSRVPVYYEKDTNIIGLILVKNLLSINPDDEIPIKSVTIRKIPRVSEDMPLYDILNEFQKGHSHMAVVIRQNIPSYPAKQPSIDGGSLEVAIAIDDKQGEKVAKNLTPLRRWKSYPNTQNSNTGSRRGKWSKDQSDVLQVHEEPLPTLSEDEEAVGIITMEDVIEELLQEEIYDETDVHVEEQ; from the exons atggcggtGGAGTACCGGTGCTGCGGGGCGGCCTTCTTCGAGCACATCGCCATCATCGCGGTGCTGGTGCTCTTCGCGGGGCTCATGTCCGGGCTCACCCTCGGCCTCATGTCCCTCAGCCTCGTCGACCTCGAGGTCCTCGCCAAGTCCGGCACCGACAAGGACCGCAAGCACGCAG CTAAGATATTGCCTGTCGTGAAAAACCAGCACCTTCTGCTATGCACTCTTCTGATCTGCAATGCTGCAGCCATGGAG GCATTGCCAATCTTCCTTGATAGCTTGGTGACTGCCTGGGGTGCTGTTTTGATCTCTGTGACATTGATCCTGCTGTTCGGCGAG ATCTTACCACAGTCAATCTGCTCACGGTATGGGCTGGCTATCGGTGCCTCAGTTGCTCCGTTAGTCCGAGTTCTTGTTTGGATATGTTTCCCTGTTGCATATCCGATCGCCAAG CTGCTGGACCATGTGCTTGGTCACGGTAAAGCGGCACTTTTCCGTAGAGCTGAGCTAAAAACACTTGTGACACTGCATGGAAATGAG GCTGGTAAAGGTGGAGAGTTAACCCACGATGAAACTACTATAATAGCTGGAGCTCTTGAGCTCAGTGAAAAGAAAGCCAAAGATGCTATGACACCTCTTTGTGATACATTTGTGATTGATATAAATGCAAAGCTCGACAG GAAACTAATGCAAGAGGTCATTGAGAAAGGTCATAGCAGAGTGCCAGTTTATTATGAAAAGGATACGAACATTATTGGATTGATATTG GTGAAGAATTTATTATCCATTAATCCTGATGATGAAATTCCCATAAAGAGTGTAACCATCCGCAAAATTCCTCG CGTTTCAGAAGACATGCCCCTGTATGACATCCTAAATGAATTCCAGAAGGGCCACAGCCACATGGCGGTTGTCATAAGACAAAACATTCCAAGCTACCCAGCTAAGCAGCCCAGCATTGATGGCGGATCTCTTG AGGTCGCCATCGCCATTGATGACAAGCAGGGTGAGAAGGTTGCGAAGAATCTCACTCCGCTGCGGAGGTGGAAGAGCTACCCCAACACCCAGAACTCTAACACCGGGAGCAGGAGGGGGAAATGGTCCAAGGACCAGTCGGACGTTCTCCAAGTGCACGAAGAACCGTTACCCACGCTGAGCGAGGATGAAGAAGCCGTCGGTATCATAACCATGGAGGATGTCATTGAAGAACTGCTCCAG GAGGAGATATACGACGAAACCGACGTGCATGTGGAGGAGCAATAA